The following coding sequences lie in one Phalacrocorax carbo chromosome 3, bPhaCar2.1, whole genome shotgun sequence genomic window:
- the CRNKL1 gene encoding crooked neck-like protein 1, which yields MASTAAGKQRIPKVAKVKNKAPAEVQITAEQLLREAKERELELLPPPPQQKITDVEELNDYKLRKRKTFEDNIRKNRTVISNWIKYAQWEESLKEIQRARSIYERALDVDYRNVTLWLKYAEMEMKNRQVNHARNIWDRAITTLPRVNQFWYKYTYMEEMLGNVAGSRQVFERWMEWQPEEQAWHSYINFELRYKEVDRARTIYERFVIVHPDVKNWIKYARFEEKHSYFAHARKVYERAVEFFGEEHMDEHLYVAFAKFEENQKEFERVRVIYKYALDRIPKQEAQNLFKNYTIFEKKFGDRRGIEDIIVSKRRFQYEEEVKANPHNYDAWFDYLRLVESDADAETVREVYERAIANVPPIQEKRHWKRYIYLWINYALYEELEAKDAERTRQVYQACVELIPHKKFTFAKIWLLYAQFEIRQKNLPLARRALGTSIGKCPKNKLFKGYIELELQLREFDRCRKLYEKFLEFAPENCTSWIKFAELETILGDIDRARAIYELAIGQPRLDMPEVLWKSYIDFEIEQEEYEKTRSLYRRLLQRTQHVKVWISFAQFELSAGREESLSRCRQIYEEANKAMRNCEEKEERVMLLESWRNFEEEFGTDTTKERIDKLMPEKIKKRRKLQAEDGSDAGWEEYYDYIFPEDTANQPNLKLLAMAKLWKKQQQESEAAEMDPDKDIDESQS from the exons ATGGCGTCTACGGCGGCCGGGAAGCAGCGGATCCCCAAAGTGGCGAAG gtgaaaaataaagcacCTGCAGAAGTCCAGATCACAGCAGAACAGCTTTTAAGAgaagcaaaagagagagagcTTGAACTTCTTCCACCACCTCCGCAACAGAAGATCACAGATGTCGAAGAGCTAAATGACTATAAACTGCGGAAAAGGaag ACTTTTGAAGAtaacataagaaaaaacagGACTGTTATCAGTAACTGGATAAAGTACGCACAATGGGAGGAAAGCctaaaagaaatacagag AGCCCGTTCCATTTACGAGCGTGCTTTAGATGTAGACTACAGAAATGTCACACTCTGGCTGAAATATGCCgaaatggaaatgaagaacCGCCAGGTTAATCATGCCCGAAACATTTGGGATCGAGCCATTACCACCCTCCCCAGGGTGAACCAGTTCTG GTATAAGTATACTTACATGGAAGAGATGTTGGGGAATGTTGCTGGATCGCGTCAGGTGTTTGAACGTTGGATGGAGTGGCAACCAGAGGAGCAAGCTTGGCATTCCTACATTAACTTTGAGCTGAGATACAAGGAGGTGGACAGGGCGCGTACCATTTATGAGAGAT TTGTTATTGTTCATCCTGATGTTAAGAACTGGATCAAGTATGCCCGCTTCGAAGAGAAGCACAGTTATTTTGCTCATGCAAGGAAAGTATACGAGAGGGCGGTGGAGTTCTTTGGAGAAGAGCATATGGATGAGCACTTGTACGTGGCTTTCGCAAAATTTGAGGAGAACCAGAAAGAA tttgaaagaGTAAGGGTGATCTACAAGTATGCCTTGGATAGAATTCCAAAACAGGAGGCCCAGAACCTCTTCAAGAACTACACCATCTTTGAAAAGAAGTTCGGAGACAGAAGGGGAATTGAAGACATCATTGTCAGCAAAAGGAGATTCCAATATGAAGAGGAAGTGAAG GCAAATCCACATAATTACGATGCATGGTTTGACTACCTGAGGTTAGTTGAAAGTGACGCAGATGCCGAGACTGTCCGAGAGGTGTATGAAAGAGCCATCGCCAATGTTCCCCCAATTCAAGAGAAGAGACACTGGAAAAGATACATCTATCTTTGGATTAACTACGCATTGTATGAAGAGCTGGAGGCAAAG GATGCAGAGCGAACCAGACAAGTGTATCAGGCGTGTGTCGAACTCATTCCCCACAAGAAG tttacaTTTGCCAAAATATGGCTGCTATATGCACAATTTGAAATACGCCAGAAAAATCTTCCACTTGCCAGAAGAGCTTTG GGGACATCCATAGGTAAATGTCCAAAGAACAAACTGTTTAAAGGTTATATTGAATTGGAGCTACAATTGCGAGAATTTGATCGTTGCCGAAAGCTGTATGAAAAATTCCTGGAGTTTGCACCGGAAAACTGCACATCATGGATTAAATTTGCTGAACTAGAGACCATTCTTGGCGATATTGATAGAGCCCGTGCGATATATGAGTTGGCTATTGGCCAGCCCCGGCTAGACATGCCAGAG GTTCTTTGGAAATCCTACATTGACTTTGAAATTGAGCAAGAAGAGTATGAGAAAACAAGAAGCCTTTACCGCAGATTACTTCAGCGGACACAGCATGTTAAG GTATGGATCAGCTTTGCACAGTTTGAGCTGTCtgcaggaagggaggagagTTTGTCAAGATGCCGGCAGATTTATGAAGAGGCTAATAAGGCAATGCGAAACTGcgaggagaaagaggagagagtCATGCTTCTGGAATCCTGGAGAAACTTTGAAGAGGAGTTTGGAACTGATACCACTAAAGAGAGGATAGATAAACTTatgcctgaaaaaataaagaagaggagaaaactgCAGGCTGAGGATGGG tctGATGCTGGCTGGGAGGAATACTACGATTATATTTTCCCAGAAGATACTGCCAATCAGCCTAATCTCAAACTACTCGCTATGGCTAAACTCTGGAAGAAACAGCAACAGGAGAGCGAAGCTGCGGAGATGGATCCAGACAAAGACATTGATGAAAGCCAGTCTTAA